One segment of Methanofollis sp. DNA contains the following:
- a CDS encoding metallophosphoesterase — MAVLVFSDVHADAEALSRVLALREEPAFTRLFGRVDTVVNLGDLLGRGYAPIETLRLVERLAGEVTLVSLLGNHDHACIHGIPVSGSDVRSEAVHRRLNRSPHLDALSRLPVEAVLDATLFVHGGPLRLGDVLTEQPFWQRLSRVPGPSFAGYHYTPQMAFAELERRGLSHLCCGHQHVPLCCQKKDDRIVSVPLRPEPLPGLPVAGACIDLSVPTITRLGACTGENPECAVTDFRRFWYLRLE, encoded by the coding sequence GTGGCGGTCCTTGTCTTTTCCGATGTCCATGCCGATGCGGAGGCTCTCTCCCGCGTCCTCGCCCTGCGGGAGGAACCGGCATTCACGCGGCTCTTCGGCCGGGTCGACACCGTCGTGAACCTCGGCGACCTCCTCGGCCGCGGCTACGCCCCGATCGAGACCCTGCGCCTGGTGGAGCGCCTCGCCGGGGAGGTCACGCTCGTCTCCCTCCTCGGCAACCACGACCATGCCTGCATCCACGGCATACCGGTGAGCGGCAGCGACGTGAGGAGCGAGGCGGTCCACCGCCGCCTGAACAGGTCTCCCCACCTCGACGCCCTCTCCCGCCTCCCTGTCGAAGCGGTGCTCGACGCCACCCTCTTCGTCCACGGCGGCCCCCTCCGCCTCGGCGACGTCCTCACCGAGCAGCCCTTCTGGCAGCGCCTCTCCCGCGTGCCAGGCCCGAGTTTTGCGGGCTACCACTACACGCCGCAGATGGCCTTTGCCGAACTGGAACGCCGCGGCCTCTCCCACCTCTGCTGCGGCCACCAGCACGTCCCCCTCTGCTGCCAGAAAAAGGACGACCGTATCGTCTCCGTCCCCCTGAGGCCCGAACCCCTCCCCGGCCTGCCTGTCGCGGGGGCCTGCATCGACCTCTCCGTGCCGACCATCACGCGGCTCGGTGCCTGCACCGGAGAGAACCCGGAGTGTGCCGTCACCGACTTCCGCCGCTTCTGGTATCTCAGGCTAGAGTGA
- a CDS encoding C39 family peptidase has protein sequence MKRKHSKVSMVLLVLFFIGSMLVFPVGAVDQQINLTVPYYEQETPYYCGAAVAQMWIDYHGDYVSQDTLYDYIRANNIEGSTWYTDPRGLAECVAHYVDGTGASDNGWQPQHQDAAILGQVYDIAEYGIPSASLVYNSAHWMIVKGAKYFEYGGRPYSVYGIWAFDPANRSSSVNSKYVSADDWKNEYFTPITKPALSESHWYNKCVTVNGWQIRSADYAEKTKDMHLMADEEDNIQMTEKTDLSQFALDEMKKLDLFKEELEGSTPGKMLYVHSLQDEYSDYYLIPFEKDDRTVVVVEVFIRDDIADFGSCMEVSSEYHPVPTQDEAMKALDCEGYESDGNAVLVWKPCLQTISREYPLWQFETTDDGIKYVGFDQRGKVTVYDELTDKRA, from the coding sequence ATGAAGAGAAAGCATTCAAAGGTCAGCATGGTTCTGCTGGTTCTATTCTTCATAGGGAGTATGCTCGTATTCCCTGTAGGAGCTGTGGATCAGCAGATCAACCTCACCGTACCATACTATGAACAGGAAACACCCTATTACTGTGGTGCGGCTGTTGCTCAGATGTGGATTGATTATCATGGGGACTATGTTAGCCAAGACACTCTGTACGACTACATTCGTGCAAACAACATTGAAGGATCTACATGGTACACCGATCCCCGTGGACTTGCAGAGTGTGTGGCGCACTACGTAGATGGCACTGGTGCCAGTGACAATGGATGGCAACCACAACATCAAGATGCTGCAATTCTCGGACAGGTATATGACATTGCTGAATATGGGATTCCTTCAGCATCGCTGGTTTATAACTCAGCTCATTGGATGATCGTTAAGGGAGCAAAATATTTTGAATACGGAGGTCGGCCGTATTCAGTTTATGGTATATGGGCATTTGATCCAGCTAATAGGTCATCATCGGTTAACAGTAAGTATGTCTCTGCTGATGACTGGAAGAATGAATATTTTACTCCCATTACTAAACCTGCTCTTTCAGAAAGCCACTGGTACAACAAGTGTGTCACTGTAAATGGCTGGCAGATAAGATCTGCCGACTATGCTGAAAAAACAAAAGATATGCATTTGATGGCCGATGAAGAAGATAATATCCAGATGACAGAGAAGACCGACCTTTCACAGTTTGCCCTGGATGAGATGAAGAAACTAGATCTCTTCAAGGAAGAATTGGAAGGATCAACTCCTGGAAAAATGCTCTATGTTCACTCCCTTCAGGATGAGTACAGTGATTACTACCTGATTCCTTTTGAAAAAGATGACCGGACTGTCGTGGTCGTTGAAGTCTTTATCCGTGATGATATCGCTGATTTCGGGAGCTGCATGGAAGTGTCCTCAGAATATCATCCAGTCCCAACACAGGATGAGGCCATGAAAGCACTCGATTGTGAAGGATATGAGAGTGACGGGAACGCCGTTCTTGTCTGGAAACCATGTCTCCAGACGATATCACGAGAATACCCTCTCTGGCAGTTTGAAACGACAGATGATGGGATCAAGTACGTCGGGTTTGATCAGCGTGGAAAAGTCACGGTTTATGATGAATTGACAGATAAAAGAGCATGA
- a CDS encoding nicotinamide-nucleotide adenylyltransferase: MTRAFYIGRFQPYHNGHHSVISRIAPQVDEIVIGVGSAQLSHEVENPFTAGERVMMIAAALEEIGIPFYAIPIEDLRRNALWVSHVYSMTPYFDVVYSNNPLVIRLFSEGGMKVQTLPMYMRDTLSGTEIRRRMAADEDWRSLVPESVADVIDQIHGVDRIKQISCSD; this comes from the coding sequence ATGACGCGTGCCTTCTACATCGGGCGGTTCCAGCCGTACCACAACGGCCACCACTCGGTGATATCGAGGATCGCCCCCCAGGTCGACGAGATCGTCATCGGCGTCGGGAGCGCCCAGCTCTCCCACGAGGTCGAGAACCCCTTCACCGCGGGCGAGAGGGTGATGATGATCGCGGCGGCCCTGGAGGAGATCGGCATCCCCTTCTACGCGATCCCGATCGAGGACCTCCGCAGGAACGCCCTCTGGGTCTCGCACGTCTACTCGATGACGCCGTACTTCGACGTCGTCTACTCGAACAACCCCCTCGTGATCAGGCTCTTCTCCGAGGGCGGCATGAAGGTGCAGACCCTGCCGATGTACATGCGCGACACCCTCTCGGGCACCGAGATCAGGCGGCGGATGGCGGCGGACGAGGACTGGCGCAGTCTCGTGCCGGAGAGTGTCGCCGACGTCATCGACCAGATCCACGGCGTCGACCGGATCAAGCAGATCTCCTGCTCGGACTGA